The Streptomyces sp. Je 1-332 genome has a window encoding:
- the soxR gene encoding redox-sensitive transcriptional activator SoxR has product MPQIPEKIHELTVGQLSARSGAAVSALHFYESKGLITSRRTSGNQRRYHRDALRRVAFVRAAQRVGIPLATIREALDSLPEERTPTREDWARLSETWRSELDERIKQLGRLRDHLTDCIGCGCLSLETCVLSNPDDVFGERLTGSRLLAERRPGA; this is encoded by the coding sequence GTGCCCCAGATCCCAGAGAAGATCCACGAGCTCACGGTCGGCCAGCTCTCGGCCCGCAGCGGCGCGGCCGTGTCCGCCCTGCACTTCTACGAGTCCAAGGGCCTGATCACCAGCCGTCGCACCTCGGGCAACCAGCGCCGCTACCACCGTGACGCGCTGCGTCGCGTCGCCTTCGTCCGCGCCGCCCAGCGCGTCGGCATCCCGCTCGCCACGATCCGCGAGGCGCTCGACTCGCTCCCCGAGGAGCGCACCCCCACCCGCGAGGACTGGGCACGCCTCTCGGAGACCTGGCGATCGGAACTGGACGAGCGCATCAAGCAGTTGGGCCGGCTGCGCGATCACCTCACGGACTGCATCGGCTGCGGCTGCCTCTCCCTGGAGACGTGCGTGCTCTCCAACCCCGACGACGTCTTCGGCGAACGCCTCACCGGCTCCCGTCTGCTGGCGGAGCGCCGACCCGGGGCGTGA
- a CDS encoding MFS transporter — protein MDPAPSSVTPLSAPAPASPADPHRRKVATAAALASAVEWYDYFVFGIAAALVLGDLYFPSGSSSAGVLAAFATFAVGFLARPVGGIIAGHLGDKRGRKPMLVLALTLMGLSTTGIGLLPTYETVGIAAPILLVTLRVFQGIAVGAQWGGAMLMATEYAPEGKRGLYGSLVQLGVPIGVVTANTVFLIAGAVTSESTFEAWGWRVPFMVGLLVLVLAWYIHTRVEETPEFREAERALAEKEKAQKGAGGEEGNSPLRTILRHHLGTVFLAGGSFAVNTATFYIIITGVLDYTTRELDMKRSAVLTVSLCVSLTQLALIPASAALSDRIGRLRIYALGAAGLAVWAVPMFLLIDTGSLLWLAVGTFVTSCFLSIMYGPQAALFAELFTAEMRYTGASLGYQIAAVFGGGLAPFVMVLLLEATGTSMAVAAYIIGLAVIALISIKVLAGRASSR, from the coding sequence ATGGACCCCGCACCGTCCTCCGTAACCCCCCTCTCCGCTCCCGCTCCCGCGTCACCGGCGGACCCCCACCGCCGCAAGGTGGCCACCGCGGCCGCGCTCGCCTCGGCCGTCGAGTGGTACGACTACTTCGTCTTCGGCATCGCGGCCGCCCTCGTCCTGGGCGACCTGTACTTCCCCTCCGGCAGCTCGTCCGCCGGAGTACTCGCCGCGTTCGCGACCTTCGCCGTCGGGTTCCTGGCCCGGCCCGTCGGCGGCATCATCGCCGGTCACCTCGGCGACAAGCGGGGCCGCAAGCCCATGCTGGTCCTCGCGCTGACCCTGATGGGCCTTTCCACCACGGGCATCGGCCTGCTCCCCACGTACGAGACGGTCGGCATCGCCGCGCCGATCCTGCTCGTCACCCTCCGCGTCTTCCAGGGCATCGCGGTCGGCGCGCAGTGGGGCGGCGCGATGCTGATGGCCACCGAGTACGCCCCCGAGGGCAAGCGCGGCCTCTACGGCAGCCTGGTCCAACTCGGCGTCCCCATAGGTGTGGTGACCGCCAACACGGTGTTCCTGATCGCCGGTGCCGTCACCAGCGAGAGCACCTTCGAGGCGTGGGGCTGGCGGGTGCCCTTCATGGTCGGGCTCCTCGTGCTCGTCCTCGCCTGGTACATCCACACGCGCGTGGAGGAGACCCCCGAGTTCCGCGAGGCGGAGAGGGCGCTCGCCGAGAAGGAGAAGGCGCAGAAGGGCGCAGGCGGCGAAGAGGGCAACTCGCCCCTGCGCACCATCCTCCGCCACCACCTCGGCACGGTCTTCCTGGCCGGTGGCTCGTTCGCGGTGAACACCGCCACCTTCTACATCATCATCACGGGCGTCCTCGACTACACCACCCGCGAACTCGACATGAAACGCAGCGCGGTCCTCACCGTCTCGCTCTGCGTCAGCCTCACCCAACTCGCCCTGATCCCGGCGTCCGCCGCGCTCTCCGACCGCATCGGACGGCTGAGGATCTACGCCCTCGGCGCCGCGGGGCTCGCGGTCTGGGCCGTGCCGATGTTCCTGCTCATCGACACCGGTTCACTGCTGTGGCTGGCCGTCGGCACCTTCGTCACCAGCTGCTTCCTCAGCATCATGTACGGGCCGCAGGCCGCGCTGTTCGCCGAGTTGTTCACGGCCGAGATGCGCTACACGGGAGCCTCGCTCGGCTACCAGATCGCGGCCGTGTTCGGCGGCGGCCTCGCGCCGTTCGTGATGGTGCTGCTCCTGGAGGCGACGGGCACTTCGATGGCCGTCGCCGCCTACATCATCGGCCTCGCGGTGATCGCCCTGATCTCCATCAAGGTGCTTGCGGGGCGGGCGAGTTCCCGCTGA
- a CDS encoding TetR/AcrR family transcriptional regulator, giving the protein MSTAEQTEGEDLPWGEVTPDAARRLLVAAVEAFAERGYHATTTRDIAGRAGMSPAALYIHYKTKEELLHRISRIGHDKALRVLRTAAEGPGSAAERLADAVRSFVRWHADHHTTARVVQYELDALGDEHRTEIVALRRQTDATVRDMINDGVRDGEFDVPDVPGTTLAVLSLCIDVARWFNVAGTRTPDEVGALYADLVLRMVGAQKRVS; this is encoded by the coding sequence ATGAGCACGGCGGAGCAGACCGAGGGCGAGGACCTGCCATGGGGCGAGGTCACGCCCGATGCGGCGCGGCGGCTGCTGGTCGCCGCCGTCGAGGCCTTCGCCGAGCGTGGGTACCACGCGACGACCACCCGGGACATCGCCGGCCGCGCGGGCATGAGCCCCGCGGCGCTCTACATCCACTACAAGACCAAGGAAGAGCTGCTCCACCGCATCAGCCGGATCGGCCACGACAAGGCCCTGCGGGTCCTGCGCACCGCGGCCGAGGGTCCGGGCAGCGCGGCGGAGCGGCTCGCCGACGCCGTACGGTCCTTCGTCCGCTGGCACGCGGACCATCACACCACCGCCCGCGTGGTCCAGTACGAACTGGACGCGCTCGGCGACGAGCACCGCACGGAGATCGTCGCGCTGCGCCGCCAGACCGACGCCACCGTGCGGGACATGATCAACGACGGTGTGCGGGACGGGGAGTTCGACGTCCCCGACGTGCCGGGCACCACGCTGGCCGTGCTCTCGCTCTGCATCGACGTGGCCCGCTGGTTCAACGTCGCGGGCACCCGGACGCCCGACGAGGTCGGCGCGCTCTACGCCGACCTCGTGCTGCGCATGGTCGGAGCTCAGAAGCGGGTTTCCTGA
- a CDS encoding RNA ligase (ATP), producing MSTLRVTAEVLTVHEHPNADALELAQVGLYRAVVAKGAYRTGDVALYIPEQSVLPAELIEELGLTGRLAGGKSDRVKAVRLRGELSQGIVCRPRALADVDLARAAADGTDFAERLGVAKWVPPIPPTMNGDVESAPDLLPWVDIENIQRYPDVFAPGEAVVVTEKLHGSACLLTYVAEEGGRVHVSSKGFGSKSLALKEDPRNLYWRAVHGHGVAAVAASLAQRLGARRVGIFGEVFGAGVQDLTYGADGRRETLGYAVFDVSAEIDGEVRWLDPAALLEGELPLVPRLYEGPYDAERVLEVATGRETVSGRALHLREGVVIRPAVERYSPVTGGRAIAKAVSAAYLTRKGGTEFE from the coding sequence ATGTCGACGCTGCGCGTCACCGCCGAAGTGCTGACCGTCCACGAGCATCCCAACGCCGACGCCCTCGAACTGGCCCAGGTGGGCCTGTACCGCGCGGTCGTCGCCAAGGGCGCCTACCGCACGGGTGATGTGGCGCTCTACATCCCCGAGCAGTCCGTGCTGCCCGCGGAGTTGATCGAGGAGCTGGGGCTCACCGGGCGGCTCGCGGGCGGCAAGTCGGACCGGGTCAAGGCGGTGCGGCTGCGGGGCGAGCTGTCCCAGGGCATCGTGTGCAGGCCGCGGGCGCTCGCGGACGTGGACCTGGCGCGGGCCGCGGCCGACGGCACGGATTTCGCGGAGCGTCTCGGTGTCGCGAAGTGGGTGCCGCCGATACCGCCCACCATGAACGGTGACGTCGAGTCCGCGCCGGATCTGCTGCCGTGGGTGGACATCGAGAACATCCAGCGTTACCCCGATGTCTTCGCTCCGGGCGAGGCCGTGGTGGTCACGGAGAAGCTGCACGGTTCCGCGTGCCTGCTGACGTACGTGGCGGAGGAGGGCGGCCGGGTGCACGTCTCCTCGAAGGGCTTCGGCTCCAAGTCCCTCGCACTGAAGGAGGATCCGCGCAACCTCTACTGGCGCGCGGTCCACGGGCACGGCGTCGCCGCGGTGGCCGCCTCGCTGGCACAGCGGCTCGGCGCTCGCCGGGTCGGCATCTTCGGCGAGGTGTTCGGAGCGGGGGTCCAGGACCTGACGTACGGCGCGGACGGGCGCCGAGAGACGCTCGGCTACGCGGTCTTCGACGTGAGCGCCGAGATCGACGGCGAGGTCCGGTGGCTCGACCCCGCGGCGCTGCTGGAGGGCGAACTCCCCCTGGTGCCACGCCTGTACGAGGGGCCGTACGACGCCGAGCGCGTCCTGGAGGTGGCGACGGGCCGGGAGACGGTCTCGGGCCGCGCCCTGCATCTGCGCGAGGGCGTCGTGATCCGCCCCGCGGTCGAGCGGTACTCCCCCGTGACCGGGGGCCGCGCCATCGCCAAGGCCGTCAGCGCCGCCTATCTGACGCGCAAGGGCGGCACGGAGTTCGAGTGA
- a CDS encoding Zn-dependent alcohol dehydrogenase, whose protein sequence is MVRAAVLPAVGSPLEITEIDLPEPGPGQVRVRLAAAGVCHSDLSLTNGTMRVPVPAVLGHEGAGTVVSVGEGVAHVAPGDEVVLNWAPSCGSCHACTLGEVWLCVNALAGAADVYARRASDGADLHPGLNVAAFAEETVVAGNCVLPAPVGVPLTDAALLGCAVLTGYGAVHHSAKVREGETVAVYGVGGVGLATLQAARIAGASKIIAVDVSPAKEELARSAGATEYVVASETTAKDIRKLTGGQGVDVAVECVGRAVTIRTAWESTRRGGRTTVVGIGGKDQQVTFNALEIFHWGRTLAGCVYGNSDPAADLPVLAEHIRAGRLDLSALVTDRIGLDGIPAAFENMVAGKGGRALVVF, encoded by the coding sequence GTGGTCCGCGCCGCTGTTCTGCCCGCCGTCGGCTCTCCCCTGGAGATCACCGAGATCGACCTGCCCGAGCCGGGGCCCGGCCAGGTACGGGTGCGTCTCGCCGCCGCCGGGGTCTGCCACTCCGACCTGTCCCTGACCAACGGAACGATGCGGGTGCCCGTGCCCGCCGTGCTCGGGCACGAGGGCGCGGGGACGGTCGTGTCCGTGGGTGAGGGGGTCGCGCATGTCGCGCCGGGCGACGAGGTCGTGCTCAACTGGGCGCCCTCTTGCGGCAGTTGTCATGCCTGCACGCTCGGAGAGGTATGGCTGTGCGTGAACGCGCTCGCCGGCGCGGCCGACGTCTACGCCCGCCGCGCGTCGGACGGCGCCGACCTCCACCCCGGCCTGAACGTCGCGGCGTTCGCCGAGGAGACAGTCGTCGCGGGCAACTGCGTACTGCCCGCCCCCGTCGGAGTCCCGCTGACGGACGCGGCGCTCCTCGGCTGCGCCGTGCTCACCGGGTACGGCGCCGTGCACCACTCCGCGAAGGTGCGCGAGGGCGAGACGGTGGCCGTCTACGGCGTCGGGGGCGTGGGCCTCGCCACGCTCCAGGCGGCACGGATCGCCGGCGCCTCGAAGATCATCGCGGTCGATGTGTCCCCGGCGAAGGAGGAGTTGGCGCGGTCGGCGGGAGCGACGGAGTACGTGGTCGCCTCCGAGACGACGGCGAAGGACATCCGCAAGCTGACGGGCGGCCAGGGCGTGGACGTGGCGGTGGAGTGCGTCGGGCGCGCCGTGACGATCCGTACCGCCTGGGAGTCCACGCGGCGCGGCGGGCGTACGACGGTGGTCGGCATCGGCGGCAAGGACCAGCAGGTCACCTTCAACGCCCTGGAGATCTTCCACTGGGGGCGGACGCTGGCCGGGTGCGTGTACGGGAACTCCGACCCGGCGGCGGATCTGCCGGTCCTGGCGGAGCATATTCGGGCCGGGCGCCTTGACCTGAGCGCGTTGGTGACCGACCGGATCGGGCTGGACGGGATCCCCGCCGCCTTCGAGAACATGGTCGCGGGGAAGGGCGGGCGGGCGTTGGTGGTGTTCTAG
- a CDS encoding aldehyde dehydrogenase family protein, with protein sequence MKAHDGMYIGGAWRPAVGTDTITVLNPADEQPVGQVPAGTAQDIDAAVRAAREAFPAWAATPPAERGALIGALRDQLVARKDEIAETVTAELGSPLPFSEMVHAGVPILVSGSYAELAATYSFEEKIGNSTVYMEPVGVVGAITPWNYPLHQIVNKVAPALAAGCTVVLKPAEDTPLTAQLFAEAAHDAGIPAGVFNLVTGLGPVAGQALAEHEGVDLVSFTGSTAVGKQIGATAGAAVKRVALELGGKSANVILPSADLTKAVKAGVANVMSNSGQTCSAWTRMLVDSARYDEAVSLAAEAAAKYGSRIGPVVNAKQQARVRGYIDKGVEEGARVVAGGSEAPREQGYFVQPTVFADVTPEMTIAQEEIFGPVVSIIRYEDEDDALRIANGTVYGLAGAVWAADDAEAIAFARRMDTGQVDINGGSFNPLAPFGGYKQSGVGRELGPHGLAEYLQTKSLQF encoded by the coding sequence ATGAAGGCCCACGACGGCATGTACATCGGCGGCGCCTGGCGGCCCGCCGTCGGCACGGACACCATCACGGTCCTGAACCCGGCCGACGAGCAGCCGGTCGGTCAGGTCCCCGCCGGTACGGCGCAGGACATCGACGCGGCGGTGCGCGCCGCCCGCGAGGCCTTCCCCGCCTGGGCCGCGACCCCGCCCGCCGAGCGCGGCGCGCTCATCGGGGCACTGCGCGACCAGCTGGTCGCCCGCAAGGACGAGATCGCCGAGACGGTGACGGCGGAGCTGGGCTCACCCCTGCCGTTCTCGGAGATGGTGCACGCGGGCGTGCCGATCCTGGTCTCCGGCTCGTACGCCGAGCTCGCGGCGACGTACTCCTTCGAGGAGAAGATCGGCAACTCCACCGTCTACATGGAGCCGGTCGGTGTGGTCGGCGCGATCACGCCCTGGAACTACCCCCTCCACCAGATCGTCAACAAGGTGGCCCCCGCGCTCGCCGCGGGCTGCACGGTGGTCCTGAAGCCCGCCGAGGACACCCCGCTCACCGCCCAGCTCTTCGCGGAGGCCGCGCACGACGCGGGCATCCCCGCCGGTGTCTTCAACCTGGTCACGGGCCTCGGCCCGGTCGCGGGGCAGGCCCTCGCCGAGCACGAGGGCGTCGACCTGGTCTCCTTCACCGGCTCGACGGCGGTCGGCAAGCAGATCGGCGCCACCGCGGGCGCCGCGGTCAAGCGCGTGGCCCTGGAGCTCGGCGGCAAGTCCGCCAACGTCATCCTGCCCAGCGCCGATCTGACCAAGGCCGTCAAGGCCGGCGTCGCCAACGTCATGTCCAACTCCGGCCAGACGTGCAGCGCGTGGACCCGCATGCTGGTGGACTCCGCGCGCTACGACGAGGCGGTCTCGCTCGCGGCGGAGGCCGCAGCCAAGTACGGCTCCCGCATCGGCCCCGTCGTCAACGCCAAGCAGCAGGCGCGCGTGCGGGGTTACATCGACAAGGGCGTCGAGGAAGGCGCACGCGTGGTGGCCGGCGGCTCCGAAGCACCGCGCGAGCAGGGCTACTTCGTCCAGCCGACCGTCTTCGCCGACGTCACCCCCGAGATGACGATCGCGCAGGAGGAGATCTTCGGCCCGGTCGTCTCGATCATCAGGTACGAGGACGAGGACGACGCCCTGCGGATCGCGAACGGCACCGTGTACGGGCTCGCGGGTGCCGTCTGGGCGGCCGACGACGCGGAGGCGATCGCGTTCGCCCGCCGCATGGACACGGGCCAGGTCGACATCAACGGCGGCAGCTTCAACCCCCTTGCCCCGTTCGGTGGTTACAAGCAGTCGGGAGTGGGACGCGAGCTGGGCCCGCACGGGCTCGCCGAGTACCTCCAGACGAAGTCCCTCCAGTTCTGA
- a CDS encoding 3-keto-5-aminohexanoate cleavage protein codes for MMQVCVNGARGASDGASIPMSPGAMAESVAQAVAAGARDVHVHPKSPCGQDTLAPRAVAATLEAVRSAASVPVGVTTGAWAEPDPGQRVARIRAWTVLPDHASVNWHEPGAEAVAEALLDRGIGVEAGIWSGTDAAERFAASPLGPRVLRVLAEVTDPDPATARDSARALIAVIGRAHGRPVLLHGEEGGTWPVLRLAGRLGLATRIGLEDTLTLPGGEPAGSNAQLVSVALSIAGG; via the coding sequence GTGATGCAGGTCTGCGTGAACGGCGCCCGCGGCGCGAGCGATGGTGCGTCGATCCCGATGTCACCCGGGGCGATGGCCGAGTCCGTGGCACAAGCTGTCGCGGCCGGTGCTCGGGATGTCCATGTACACCCCAAGTCCCCTTGTGGACAAGACACGTTGGCGCCACGTGCGGTTGCGGCCACGCTCGAAGCGGTGCGTTCCGCCGCATCGGTACCGGTCGGCGTGACCACGGGCGCCTGGGCCGAGCCGGACCCCGGACAGCGGGTGGCGCGGATCCGCGCGTGGACGGTGCTGCCCGACCACGCGTCGGTGAACTGGCACGAGCCCGGCGCGGAGGCGGTGGCCGAGGCCCTCCTCGACCGGGGGATCGGCGTGGAGGCGGGCATCTGGTCCGGTACGGACGCCGCGGAACGCTTCGCGGCATCCCCGCTCGGCCCGCGCGTCCTGCGGGTCCTCGCGGAGGTGACCGACCCCGACCCGGCCACGGCCCGTGACTCCGCCCGCGCCCTGATCGCCGTGATCGGCCGCGCGCACGGCCGTCCCGTCCTGCTGCACGGCGAGGAGGGCGGCACCTGGCCGGTGCTGCGCCTCGCGGGCCGCCTGGGCCTCGCGACCCGGATCGGTCTGGAGGACACACTGACCCTGCCGGGCGGGGAACCGGCCGGGTCGAACGCCCAGTTGGTGTCGGTGGCACTCTCGATAGCAGGTGGATAA
- a CDS encoding acyl-CoA dehydrogenase family protein: MNLELSEEQSAVRQLAKDFVDREIAPHVIEWDRAESVDRAIVKKLGEVGFLGLTVDEEYGGSGGDHLAYCLVTEELGRGDSSVRGIVSVSLGLVAKTIAYWGSEEQKRQWLPGLTSGEYVGCFGLTEPGTGSDAGNLSTKAVRDGGDYVINGSKMFITNGTWADVVLLFARTNDAPGHKGVSAFLVPTDTPGLSRRTIHGKLGLRGQATAELVLEDVRVPASAMMAPEGKGFSVAMSALAKGRMSVAAGCVGIAQAALDAAVTYATEREQFGKPIAGHQLVQELISDIAVDVDAARLLTWRVADLIDRGQPFTTESSKAKLFASEAAVRAANNALQVFGGYGYIDEYPAGKLLRDARVMTLYEGTSQIQKLVIGRALTGVSAF; the protein is encoded by the coding sequence ATGAATCTGGAGCTCAGCGAGGAGCAGTCCGCCGTACGGCAGCTCGCCAAGGACTTCGTGGACCGCGAGATCGCGCCCCACGTCATCGAGTGGGACCGCGCCGAGAGCGTGGACCGGGCGATCGTGAAGAAGCTCGGCGAGGTCGGCTTCCTCGGGCTCACCGTCGACGAGGAGTACGGCGGCTCGGGCGGCGACCACCTCGCGTACTGCCTGGTGACCGAGGAGCTGGGGCGCGGCGACTCCTCCGTGCGCGGCATCGTGTCGGTGTCGCTCGGGCTCGTGGCCAAGACCATCGCGTACTGGGGGAGCGAGGAGCAGAAGCGGCAGTGGCTGCCCGGACTCACCTCCGGTGAGTACGTCGGCTGCTTCGGGCTCACCGAGCCGGGCACCGGCTCCGACGCGGGGAACCTCTCGACGAAGGCCGTGCGCGACGGCGGCGACTACGTGATCAACGGCTCCAAGATGTTCATCACGAACGGCACCTGGGCCGACGTCGTGCTGCTCTTCGCCCGGACGAACGACGCCCCCGGACACAAGGGCGTCTCCGCCTTCCTCGTGCCGACCGACACTCCGGGCCTGAGCCGCCGCACCATCCACGGCAAGCTGGGCCTGCGCGGCCAGGCGACCGCTGAACTCGTCCTCGAGGACGTCCGTGTCCCCGCGTCGGCCATGATGGCGCCCGAGGGCAAGGGCTTCTCGGTCGCCATGTCGGCGCTCGCCAAGGGGCGGATGTCGGTCGCCGCGGGGTGCGTGGGCATCGCCCAGGCCGCCCTCGACGCGGCGGTGACGTACGCGACCGAGCGCGAACAGTTCGGCAAGCCCATCGCGGGACACCAGCTGGTGCAGGAGCTGATCAGCGACATCGCGGTGGACGTGGACGCCGCGCGCCTGCTGACCTGGCGGGTCGCCGACCTCATCGACCGCGGGCAGCCCTTCACCACGGAGTCCTCCAAGGCCAAGCTGTTCGCCTCCGAGGCCGCGGTGCGCGCCGCCAACAACGCGCTCCAGGTCTTCGGCGGCTACGGCTACATCGACGAGTACCCCGCGGGCAAGCTGCTGCGCGACGCGCGCGTGATGACGCTCTACGAAGGCACCAGCCAGATCCAGAAGCTGGTCATCGGGCGGGCGCTCACCGGGGTCTCGGCCTTCTGA
- a CDS encoding YiaA/YiaB family inner membrane protein, translating to MSETPVKQQSTNAYYGQAVASFAVALAAVAIGVYSLDVSGWIRAFLAISVLYLTTSAFTLAKVVRDRQEAGQLVSRVDQARLEKILAEHDPFKPVA from the coding sequence ATGAGTGAGACACCGGTCAAGCAGCAGAGCACCAACGCCTACTACGGTCAGGCCGTCGCATCGTTCGCCGTGGCGCTCGCCGCCGTGGCGATCGGCGTCTACAGCCTCGACGTCAGCGGCTGGATCCGCGCCTTCCTCGCCATCTCCGTCCTGTACCTGACGACGTCCGCGTTCACCCTCGCCAAGGTGGTCAGGGACAGACAGGAGGCGGGCCAGCTCGTCAGCCGCGTCGACCAGGCCCGCCTGGAGAAGATCCTCGCCGAACACGACCCGTTCAAGCCGGTGGCCTGA
- a CDS encoding TetR/AcrR family transcriptional regulator → MARPRKPLLSRERIVDTARALVDTEGLAAVSTRRLAAELGVSGPSLYNHFRTKDEILEAVADSVSAQVDLSMFEAADERDWRTALHDWAVSYRAALTLHPNIVPVLASGPGRRPAGLRLADAVFGAMVDAGWPAAQATSIGALMRYFIMGSALGSFAGGFVDDATAYDPADYPHLGQAHLLAERQQEVDERAFEAGLRALLDGLALQYAQVATPTG, encoded by the coding sequence ATGGCCCGACCGCGCAAGCCCCTCCTCAGCAGAGAACGCATCGTCGACACGGCGCGCGCGCTCGTGGACACCGAGGGCCTCGCGGCCGTCTCGACGCGCCGCCTCGCCGCCGAGCTCGGGGTCAGCGGGCCTTCGCTCTACAACCACTTCCGTACGAAGGACGAGATCCTGGAGGCGGTCGCGGACTCGGTGAGCGCGCAGGTCGACCTGTCGATGTTCGAGGCCGCCGACGAGCGCGACTGGCGGACGGCGCTGCACGACTGGGCCGTCTCGTACCGCGCGGCGCTCACCCTTCACCCCAACATCGTTCCGGTGCTCGCGAGCGGCCCCGGCCGCCGGCCTGCCGGACTGCGGCTCGCTGACGCGGTGTTCGGGGCGATGGTCGACGCGGGCTGGCCGGCCGCGCAGGCCACGTCGATCGGTGCGCTGATGCGCTACTTCATCATGGGCTCGGCGCTCGGCTCCTTCGCGGGCGGCTTCGTGGACGACGCGACCGCGTACGACCCCGCCGACTATCCGCACCTGGGCCAGGCCCACCTTCTCGCCGAGCGTCAGCAGGAGGTCGACGAGCGGGCGTTCGAGGCGGGGCTGCGCGCGCTGCTCGACGGACTCGCCCTCCAGTACGCGCAGGTGGCGACGCCGACGGGGTGA
- a CDS encoding urea transporter, producing MRHSTDASRPLFGAPVFVAQVLRGQAQVTFLPSAAAGALFCVALFAAGWEYGLYGLAGTAVGTGTALLLGAARDRVTTGLEGFNACLTALCFAVFLGAGYLSTAVLALAGCVVVTVVTAAAGNFLAVWGLPSLTLPYCLLASVTTMAAPGFERVWHHRVDPAALTQAASGPTAIEPADLARAFFAGFAQIFFMPQWYVGALVLVGLFVASRRAGAVACLGSLTGIGTAVALGAPAARIADGTMGYNAVLVALALCGVFLPVRGITLAYALVGAATATIGGSALTALLAPSGGHAFTWPFVLTTLAFLAAAKSFSRLGEPAAAPSAQTGPQPVTNAAVSGNSPAPQAP from the coding sequence GTGCGGCACTCAACGGATGCCAGTCGCCCGCTCTTCGGCGCGCCGGTCTTCGTCGCCCAAGTCCTGCGCGGCCAGGCGCAGGTGACCTTCCTGCCCAGCGCGGCGGCGGGCGCGCTCTTCTGCGTGGCGCTCTTCGCGGCGGGCTGGGAGTACGGGCTCTACGGGCTCGCGGGAACAGCGGTCGGTACGGGCACGGCGCTGCTCCTCGGGGCGGCGCGGGACCGGGTGACGACCGGGCTCGAAGGCTTCAACGCCTGCCTCACCGCGCTGTGTTTCGCGGTGTTCCTCGGCGCCGGGTACCTGTCGACGGCCGTGCTCGCCCTCGCGGGCTGCGTGGTGGTCACGGTCGTGACGGCGGCGGCCGGCAATTTCCTCGCCGTCTGGGGCCTGCCCTCGCTCACGCTCCCGTACTGCCTGCTCGCGAGCGTGACGACGATGGCGGCGCCGGGCTTCGAGCGGGTCTGGCACCACAGGGTCGACCCGGCGGCGCTGACGCAGGCGGCGAGCGGTCCGACAGCGATCGAACCCGCCGATCTGGCGCGGGCGTTCTTCGCGGGCTTCGCGCAGATCTTCTTCATGCCGCAGTGGTACGTCGGTGCGCTGGTGCTCGTCGGCCTCTTCGTCGCCAGCCGTCGCGCGGGGGCCGTGGCCTGCCTCGGCAGCCTGACGGGCATCGGTACCGCGGTCGCGCTCGGGGCGCCGGCCGCGCGGATCGCGGACGGCACGATGGGATACAACGCGGTGCTCGTGGCGCTCGCGCTGTGCGGCGTCTTCCTGCCCGTCCGGGGCATCACCCTGGCGTACGCGCTCGTGGGCGCCGCCACCGCGACCATCGGGGGTTCGGCCCTGACGGCGCTCCTCGCCCCGTCCGGCGGGCACGCGTTCACCTGGCCGTTCGTGCTGACGACCCTCGCGTTCCTGGCGGCGGCGAAGTCCTTCTCGCGCCTGGGTGAACCGGCCGCGGCTCCGTCGGCACAGACGGGGCCGCAGCCGGTCACGAACGCTGCCGTCAGCGGGAACTCGCCCGCCCCGCAAGCACCTTGA
- a CDS encoding MaoC family dehydratase → MAEPRIFASADDLRAGVGEQLGHSEWLEVDQKRIDLFADATGDHQWIHVDAEKAAEGPFKTTIAHGYLTLSLLPSLVPQVMRVEGMKMGVNYGTNKVRFPSPVPSGSRVRATAVLTEVEETKDGGVQITAKVTVEREGGDKPACVAESVSRYYF, encoded by the coding sequence ATGGCAGAGCCGAGGATCTTCGCGTCGGCCGACGACCTGCGTGCCGGAGTCGGCGAGCAGCTCGGGCACAGCGAGTGGCTGGAGGTCGACCAGAAGCGGATCGACCTGTTCGCCGACGCCACGGGCGACCACCAGTGGATCCACGTGGACGCGGAGAAGGCGGCCGAGGGCCCCTTCAAGACGACCATCGCGCACGGCTATCTGACGCTGTCGCTGCTGCCGAGCCTGGTGCCGCAGGTGATGCGGGTCGAGGGCATGAAGATGGGCGTCAACTACGGCACCAACAAGGTCCGCTTCCCCTCGCCGGTGCCCTCGGGCTCCCGGGTGCGGGCGACCGCCGTGCTGACGGAGGTCGAGGAGACCAAGGACGGCGGCGTACAGATCACGGCCAAGGTCACCGTCGAGCGCGAGGGCGGCGACAAGCCCGCCTGCGTCGCGGAGTCGGTGTCGCGCTACTACTTCTAG